The Nicotiana tomentosiformis chromosome 2, ASM39032v3, whole genome shotgun sequence genome includes the window CTTGTTTTTATCCTATGAGGCAATCAAGTGAGTGTTGGAATCATTGGGCTAAGTACGGTTTGTCTCGTTTAAGAAAAGTTACATTGTAAACGTTAAAATCCTGATGAAATGGTTTGTCTGAAAATGGACCTTTTTGAAAATGAATGCGATAGTATCTACTTTAATTTCTCCACTGAGATTAAAACGTTGGTTGAAGTGACGTATAAAGATTTAACTTttagcttcttctttttttttaattttaaaattactatatactataaaatataaaatttatactAAGCAAGGGAAACGTGCAGGGTGGTTCTTGAGTTCTAGCTTTTGTATAATTTAGGAGGAAAATGATTGCTTGTTGGAGGTGATAAGAGAGGTTACTTTGAATGTCTACCAAAAATTTGTTCTTTCATATATTGAGGAGATTCACATGTATATTGCCACTGGCAGTTAGTACATTTTTTGGATAATAAGTTGAAGAAATTTATGTCTACAAAAAAGGTACAGCAATGTATGCCACATATATTGTTTTGATTTCACATAAGCAATAATGCATTGTTAGGACTTGGAATTCTTATTGACTTGAAAGAAAGGATTAACAATGAATATTTTTTTCATCCACTAGTGTTAAAAATAGTACCATACAGAGAATTTGATAGCCGTCTGACTTTCTATTTTACCAGTTTGATAGATTCAAACCATTAAAATGGATTCCATTAAAATATATGTAAAGTTGATATTAAGAAGGAATAAACGACCTTTCACAAAATGGAATCTCATGTGTGCGAATCCACCAGTAATTTAATTTCTAACTCTTTACCCTTCTTGGTTATTCCTTTTGGATTGACAAACAATAAGAGGCGGATCGGGTTCCTTATACTGTATATCTATATTAATAAATTATTGAATATTGATAAATATATATAACTTAAGATCGTTGTAAGTCAGTCGAAGTGATTTACTCATAAATAAACTTAAATGCATTATTTTTGAGATATAATAATTCCTTCCTAAGGGTTTTAAAGGAAAATTTCACTTGTAATTGGCTAACTTGCAACTACGTTTCTTTTGGGGATATATCATATTTCCTTTTTCCTTTATTAGGAAAAATTGGATTGCATTTAGACACCTTTATCACTGATGAATTTTTTCTAATCTTCACCCTTCTAAAGGATGTCTCTTTCATATAAATGCAAATTCCGTATAAAACAGTATTGACAGagccaaaaaaaagaagaaaaaaagagagttTATTTCAAGCTTGTTTTCCTATTTCAACGTCTTTATAGTTTCTTTATTTGTTTATTAACTAAAGATAAATCCTGGAAACATGTTATTCACAGCTTGAGCAATTTTGGACGTTTGCAAACTTGATAATTCCGGATGTTGCAAAAGAGGACAACCATATATGCATATATAGTATGAAAAACTTGTTAAAAAAGATAACTCAAGTGTTATAGGAAAGTGGGGAACAAATTTTACACAAGACGTTTAGTTGAAAACTAAGTTGTGAATTGGATTTTCTAATACTTTTGGTAATGACAACTCAATCTCGAGACCAAAAAAGTTGCATATTCTGATGAAAGGCTCCTCTTAAGGTGGCTTATACCAAATTAAAATCTTGTTATGTTGAACAAATTATAAACTGAAATATACTAATCAAAGTTGTTTAGTTTGACTAATCTTTAGTACTTGAGACGTGCAAAAGTGAGAGATTTTATATGGTTTCATTTGTTATTCTGTAAAGTTATTCAATAAACTATAGTACTTTCCTATTTCAAATTTATGTGTTATAATGTGACTCATCAAGAATTTAGAGAATAATTAAactttttgaaacttgtggtattAATTATATCGTAACATTTCTATAATTATAAGATAtttacaaaataattttaaatatacaATAACAATTGTGTGGCTAAATCTTCAAATCCTGTCATCCCTAACTATTCTTCTACTCTGGGCAGTTTTTTTATCAAGGATAAAAAGAGAAGTCCaaagtaaaatatttttaaatatcaaAAGGGAGAAAGAGTGTAATATTTGTTATGAAGAAGGCACACCAATTTGTCAGAAAACAATTGTTATAAAGTAGGTTTTAACAAGAAATAAACATTAGAAACATTCCACTTGTCATTGCAATATTTATTTGATTATGAAAATACTATCTCTCTCTTCTTATTCATGGCCACTACTGATTTTGGATTTCATGTTTGAATAGTTCTAAAGAGACACATGTCCAATTAAATAGTTCATGTATCCTTCAATAGTGGTGTTGAACACCATGATTGTAAAGGGTTATGGACTACCATAAACAATATGCGATCCCGTAATCTGGGATTTATAAGCAGTTAGGGAACAATAATTACATTTTTTATTTGTCATAATGTATATAAATATCTACATATTTTTGTTGGCTTCCTAGATCTAGGGAAGAGTATCTGTATGAGACAAAACAAAAACACAAGTACGTGGTTAAGTTAAGTCGGGGAAAACAGAGAAAAGCCAGAATATCATGTTAAAGTCACAGGAAAATATCATGTTATGGACAAAGAAAATTCTCAATTACCAAAATGAGAATAAAAATAAATAGGATTGGCTTCATTTTCTTGTACGtgaatataatttaattatggacaAACTCaccaataaaatatttttaagaaaTAATACTGGTATAATTATCAGAGGAATGTCGTAATCCAAAAttcttttgaataattaattAACGAGCAGTCGCTTAAGCCGCCATATGTCATCCTAATCATCATTAATTTAAAGACTTAGAAGTGGTGATTGGCGAATGCTGAATATGATTATACTGTTACCTAGTCCTTCTCATTGACTCATTGTCACAGCACTATGCTGACAATTACCAATGGTAAAAGTTTATTCGTACTGGGTCTATTTATTAGTAGATTAATTCGGTGCCGTAAATATTTACCTTACTAACGTTGTGTGTTATCTCTCTTTCTTGTAACAATATTGATACGATTTGTTGATTTTGACCTTGCATTTGCAATGCAATGGTATTTGACGTTTGTAACAACTTCTATCGGCAAAAGCATAATCTCTAACTTTTTAGTTTTCTATATTTAGAATATATCTTGAGAAATGTTCTTATAAATGGGTTGACATCAAAATTTCGACATAGACGGGCTCAGAAATAAGTTGGCTGTCCACAAATAATGAAGAGAACGCTGCCCTCTTTGTGAATTTAAGCAATGTGGTTATCAAATACAAATATACATACATTATATATCTgtcaattatttttaattttaagcgGTTGTGTGAGCAACTATTTAAGTTAAGGGGATTTTTTCTTTCATATACACTATATGAAACCTTATTATCAAAATTGTTCCAGTTTTGGAATTTACTCGACCTAAATACGTTTTagctacaaaaaatatacattcgTTTAAAATAGACTCCTTTCTTCTGTAGACTTCCTGTTTTAGATGTGCGATTTTGGGACAACGTATATTTCAGTTACAAAATTTAGACGCAATCATCGCCCCATAAACAAAGCAACAAATCTGAAGAATCCTTCTTTTACGCAGATTTCCTCTGGTTTTCTATAAACAAGgcaacaaattcaaaaaaaaaaaagcttatGAAGAAAACAATTGCAGATTAACGTGAAGAATTGACAATCAACTCTGAACATATAGCTATATTCTAAAATTTTCATAGCATTGCATAATTGTTTTctctacaattgaattgaatttgGCGATAATGCTTCAGCTCAATGGTCGATGGGATAGCTTTGGAAGATACATAGATTTTGATATTAGCAGAATTGTAATCAATGAAGATTCAAATTATAGTCAATTGAATACCGCAATTGCAGAACATTTAATGATCGATACTTCTGTAAAAATCATCGAGATCAAATACACTGTCAATGAACGTTATCCTCCAATGAAAATTCGAAACGATATGGGAGTTCGAGTGTATATGGAGatgaaaaaggaaaacaaaaacttAGGAATGTATCTACTGTGTATAACAGTAAGTGATTTCGATTTGGAATGCAGTATGTCTAATGCGAGTACAATTGCAGGTTTGCTCTGTTTTCTTAGTCCTCATGTTTTGCAATTCCAAGTGttctataattttattatatattatCTACAACTATACTACATAACAAATATAGTTCAACTGTTATGTCTCTAAAAATAATTGAAGTGTAATTATTACATAGTAACTAAGGTTTGAAAAAAGTAAATTATGATCACATAACAAAGTATCTACAAGTataatacaaatttaatttctGTCAAATACTGAACATATGAATATACAGAGGTCTGAATTACTATACTTTTAAATGAGTGCAGGCACGTCTGATTATCATAATACTAACGTGGTACAATTGTGAAGCAATTGTAACACATTTGGAGAAGTATCAGGAACAATGAAATTGATCAATATGCCAACATCTCCAGCAATTGTGGAATATGAAAGTATAATTATAACATAACATGCGCCAAAAGTAATTGAAGTAGGCCAAATTTACCAAGACAAGCAAATAATTGTCAGTGCAATGAAACACAATGCTGACATgaataaattttaatttatggTGAAAAGGTCTAGCGCAAGAAGGTAAGAATATTTTATTTGTCAAAATCATATTGTGTATAAGTTGCAGTTTTTATGTATAtagattgtatataaattgtttaGAATAATTTATTGTGCATAAACATCCTGATATCAACAAATTAACTACAATTTGCCTAACATTTTTATCATTATTTTTATTCTATAGCTATTGCCTCGTATGTGTTGGTGATAATTGTACGTAACACTTCAAGTCCACAAGCATAAATGAATCAACATTGTTCAAGGTTCGAAAATTCAACAGCTTGTATACATACTCATTAATGGACAACACATATATACAATGCAAAGTTACTAGCATGGTAGTTGGCAGCATGGTCATGCCAAAATATGCAGATCCTAAGACAATATACACACCAAAAGACATACAAACTGACATGTTATCAGAACATGGTGTGAACTTAACATACATGCAAGCTTGGAGAGCAAAGGAAAAGGCTTTGGAATTTTTGAGAGGTCATCCTACTGATTCCTACAGTTAATTGCCGAGTTATTTGTATATTTTGAAGAAGACTTATCTGGGGTCGTAGTCAAATTGTAGAAGACTGAAGATGACTGTTTCTTGTATGCATTTGTTACTCTTAGTACGTCCATCAAGAGTTGGGAGCATTGTAGGCCAGTTGTAGTAGTCGATGGTACCTTCTTGAAGTCGGTATATAGGGAAATCATGCTAACAACAAGCACAATGGATGCAATAGGTATTGTagattaattataaaaatattgtatTAAATTTGTTTCTGAAAATGTATTTTTGATATTTTCAAGTTTTATTActgaaattgaatttctttttgctACATATGTGATAGGTAGCATGTTACCACTAGCATATGCCATTGTTGATTCAGAAAATTACACATCATGGAGGTGGTTTTTTGAGCAATTCAAACATGCACATGGTGAAAAATCAAATATGTGTGTTGTTTCGAACCGAAATGAGAGTATATTGAAGGCAACATCTACGGTTTATACCGGCATGCCATATTATGCTTGCATGTGGCATATTTGGAAAAATATAAGGTCAAAGTTCAAGAATGGTATCTAAAGTTAAGCGAATTGTACTTTGCTACGACACGATCATACACGCTTGATGAATTTAATGaaagaattttaaaaattgaaGAGATCGACATGCGTGTTAAAGCATACCTATACAATATTGGTTATCATAAATGGTCTTTGGTACATGCTACGGCGAACAGAACATGGACGATGACATCAAATATTGTAGAGTCCTTGAATGCGGTAACCAAAGATGCAAGAGAGCTGCCCGTAGTTCAACTACTAGAGTACATGAGAACTCTTCTTGAACGTTGGACTAATGAAAAGTTATTGAACACAAAGAGCACGTTCACATATCTTGggaaaaaatacaacaaagagtTGGAGGATAACAGGACATTATCGCAGAAGATGAGAGTTAGTTATGGTCCATAACATTAGATAATTGATTTTATCAAAATAAATATATACTGATAATTGTATATATGTTGTTGTACAATTGTAGTTATTTTGTCTTTTATCAAGTGCTGGCAATTTGTTGTATGGTTGTAATGAAAATGTAGGATAGGGCATCAACAGATTATATCCATACTGTGATAGATGGTGTAAAGCGCTTCATTATTTGCCTTTAAaataagagatatagttgtggacaATTCCATCTTGATAAACTTCCTTTTTCACATGCTTTGGCGGCTTTGAGGCACAGGAACGAGTCTTATGAAAACTATTGTTCTCCTTATTACACGAGGGAAAGCCTTCTGCAGACTTATGAAATACCAGTAGACCCTCTACCTGATGAAAGCAAATGGGATGTGCCACAACATATAGCAGAAGAAGTTGTGCTGCCACCTACTGGGAAAAGGCAGTCAAGGAGACCTCAAAAACAAAGATACAAACCAAATGATGAAATAAATGCAAAAAGGTACAAGGTTTCATGTGGAAACTGCGGACAAGAAGGGCATAACAAAAGATCTTATAGGAATGCTCCCAAAAGGAAATAAGAATTGATATAgtataaagaatttttttttactgAGTATTGTTGATGATAATCTGTCCCTTAAGACATATTCAGTTGTATTTGTTATGTTCTGGACAATTATAGTTATGGTATAATTGTGTTGCTAATTTGAATAAAGATTATCTCCTATAATGAATGTTTGGTACACATATTTTAACTCTTAATGACATTGGTTTGTAGTTGTTTTGTTCAAATAACTGGGTTTCTTTATTAATTTTAAGCTTTTTCTAATAATACTGCTAAACTTGAATAGATTCTGTATTTTTGTATAGTAGCTGTAGACATAATTGCAGTTATGATGTAAAGAAACTATTATATGAGAGTATTAGTGTATTATTGCTTGAAATTTCCTTTAATTGTAAAGCTAAACGTTTGATACCTTACATTTAGAGTAACATATGTTCACATAATATGGTAAAAGAGgataacaaaaaatatatattatagaGTACTAATATGGAGATTAAGTACTAACAACTTTCAACAAAAAAACATGCTACAGATATTTTCATTTGTAAGTAGTAGAATTCTggacaaaataacaaaacaaaagctaaaacaaCTTTAGCACAAATCTGCTACAAATAAATCGTAGATGAATTGTTCTTAGTAAATAATTTTTCTACAACTTTAATATAATCCAGCTACAACTAAATACTTTCACTATAATTTAGCT containing:
- the LOC138904482 gene encoding uncharacterized protein, with the translated sequence MLQLNGRWDSFGRYIDFDISRIVINEDSNYSQLNTAIAEHLMIDTSVKIIEIKYTVNERYPPMKIRNDMGVRVYMEMKKENKNLGMYLLCITVSDFDLECSMSNASTIAGSMLPLAYAIVDSENYTSWRWFFEQFKHAHGEKSNMCVVSNRNESILKATSTVYTGMPYYACMWHIWKNIRSKFKNEIDMRVKAYLYNIGYHKWSLVHATANRTWTMTSNIVESLNAVTKDARELPVVQLLEYMRTLLERWTNEKLLNTKSTFTYLGKKYNKELEDNRTLSQKMRRYSCGQFHLDKLPFSHALAALRHRNESYENYCSPYYTRESLLQTYEIPVDPLPDESKWDVPQHIAEEVVLPPTGKRQSRRPQKQRYKPNDEINAKRYKVSCGNCGQEGHNKRSYRNAPKRK